CTAAAAATGTGTGCTAAATTCAATCTAACTGTCTCTTTGCATTTTGGaatatcgagttcacttgtaatcGCACAGCCAAATAAACTAACAAACTggaaatagatttcgttcaaaatctgaaagaaatttacaaatttagtctTTAGTCAATATACTAGATATTATCTGTCTAGCTTCAAGTGTTTTGAGCTATCTGATCACAAACGGGCAGACATATATGATAGCAAGAATGTTTTTCGAAGGGAGGTCTTACTTGCAGAGAATAATGAAAATCTCGTGTTAAAAAGTTTTGCAAgtcacaatactttctctataattcatatacgacaaaataaaaatattagatgtcctaatcattttgaaaattgaaactaTTAATGTTGAaatccattcattattttatttctgatcaattaattttgttgccttaattaatatagtaaaattttcttttattggaatAGTAACCCATGCACTGATATCCTGACTATTCTTCATTATTGAGAAATTAGGTTcttcaaactataattttttcttttgaatttaaacttcATTCCATATTTATAGTTAGGTTTTAAAATGCAAAGAGTAACCTCATCACAAGCATCTCAAAATGCTTTCTTGAGAAGAGTTAAGAAACTACGTTGTCATATGAGAATCCCGAGaactttcttattttcaaatagcttttaataaaaagaaggaGTAAAAtgagaaacatgtaaaaaatataatatatctgaagttattttaataactaaaaggttttcttaaaagttaaaagtagttttatttgctaatatatgctaatatttgaattcagttttaaaatatgtgctgccttaagcaaaaattttaagtgaaatgatattttttagatataaatgatCTTTTACTATGAATATACAATTTATCGACCAACAAAACAATGTGTGAATATTGCAATGATGTTTAGGAACGAAAATTCGCATACTGAAGTAATTTcatgtatcttttttattttccaggAAAGGTAAAACTAGTAATTATAGATAgactttttcagaataaattttattattcttaaaaagagaACTTATTAGTAAATGTTGTATTTTACAGacaggaaaagaaataaaaagttttaaaaattaataggagATTGgtctattttcacttttaaatatttttaagcttcatgcGGAAGTCGAAGATATTAAAGAACTTTATTAATTCCTTGATTGATATATTGTAtatgtatacacatataaatttatcataaatcgTTAGTAAAGAGGGGAATAACTTCGCTAATTTCTAAAGTAAAAAGCGATtagtttataattgaaataaaattatttttagctattcGGTTTCTTAAAAATCATCCATTGTTTCAGCTACAgttgttttttaatgatatttaaggcAATGGATGAGaaaaagcggggggggggggaatgaagcTTTATTAAATACTTGAAGGCTTGGGATTTCTTTTTCCGTAATGTTTGGCTCTGATTTCAATACTAGCACAAAAACTCaggtccagaaaaaaaaatgtttagctgCTAAAAGGAGGAATTTTAAGGAGGTCTTGTTTTCACTACGTCATCATCATATACTATAAATCTATTCTCTAGTAATCTTggttaattagaattatttcaataataaatatatacacagAAGAAGAAAATACCAAACTTAATCTATGGCAGAGGTGAGAGCTTTGCAGAAATGGACACAGATAAGTTAAGCTCcgattttattagaaagtatagtTATCAATGCTTGCAGATTTTTGAAAAtctgcaagcattttttttttttttttttgaattattcaggaaatgcaagaaaatattttatactagcccAATGGAGAaggatatttttaagtataaaaataaataagacaaaatagAACTAAACTTGTAATTCATATTCAAGACgcaatttatttcatgttattgaaatacagtaattcaaaataaataatacatctaCAATTTCATCATGGCAGATAGAGTTCATGTACGCCGAACAGCAGCTTTTTAAAGCAGAACTTTGCCGTGTCCAGCAGCCAAGAGGCCTGCTCCATAGCCCAGGCCGAGGGGAGCTCCATGTCCGAGACCGACGCCGTATCGAAGACCTAGTACACCAGCATGTCCGAGAACACCTCCGTAAGCTACTGGAGCGGCAACTGCAGGGGCGGCATAGGTCAAAGGAGCGGCGATAGCTGGGGTAGCGTAGGCTGGAGCAGCATAAGACAAGGGAGCAGCGACAATTGGAGCGGCGACAGCAACTGCTCTTCCTACTTCAGCCTTGGAGTTGACAGAACCACTTAATCCATCCTTGATGTCATAGGCGTAAGCATAGTTGccaaaagactgaaaaaaaaataataataacatttaaacctttagaattaaatttaaaattaggtaTTTGCagaagagatttaatttaaaacatagtaataaaaatattaatcaatggttttataaaatgaaataaagtaagattttaaaaaaatctctttttttttctccatggTCAGAttgaaaatttgtctttttaaatggatatatatatatataagaatgtgctatgatttataataaaataaggctattattttatttatttttagtttaagtaTATATGTTACAAAAATGTTCAATTCGTCTTTGGATAGTTTAATGCTAAAGAATGCTGTTGTCATTTCCAATTTGTTTTTTATAGTTTGCTGCGAATTTATAAACGGAAGAGTCTTCATTAAATTTAGAATGATtacgaattaaaatattactaaatatatagtTACTcatatgattatataaataaatgaagcaaagATTTGggacttttaaatttcaaatataattatttagataataatttacCATTTGAAAATAGGTATTTACCGAAATATCTAAATGTGAAATAAGCTTCAGATGTTTCAAAAATCGAGATTTCAATTGGTCAAAGACTAAATgacttattttatgtatttaacagtgaattacagaatatttatgtttaatacttAAGATGAAGTGCTGGTTTTTACACtacctttaatattttaatataaattatattctcatttcggtatataaatgatattttaaaagtgttaaatCACAAGTTAAGTcaagtaaattaaaagatattacacTTAGTTTATTTCTAAGGAAGAATTAATCATTATTTCCTAAGTTCGTATACTTACGTCTTGTTGTCTGGATTCCACGCTGACTCCGGTGTTGACGAGGGGTGCTGCAAAGAGGGCTGATCCATGAGCAGCTGCGAGAGCAGCGCAGAAGATAAGTACCTGAAAAAGGTGATAATACTACTTAGAAACAGAgataatattgcataatataaacAATCATTATAAAcagtaagcataatttttaatgcttgattcttcattttattactcTATTTAGTGATGATTACAGCGATATCTATTTCAATTAATGAACGATTGTAATATCAGGATTATGTTCTATTTACTAAAcagaattacaataatttaatatctattcatGAATTTGCGGAAATTGTTAGTTTCTCACCCTGAATAAATTTGTATGCAAAAAGCAATGAAGAATGCCACAAcgtgatacttttttttttcattttatttttgcggctgaaacttttaaatatattttcatttctgagatatttttttttattatttttatttttttaaaaaaaaaactagaatattcttatatattagaCTTAAAAATAGCTCACtgtaaattttactaatttttgaacCTATATTTATCTTCTATCTACTGAATCTATGCTCGTTTTAGTTTAATAATCAAACCAACTTCTTCAAAAAATACTTGTAATGGATTATGGCTTAAGTGTTTTAATTTTCGTACTTAAAAGCTTGGAATTAAAACCTAAATTAATTCATATCATggtaagttttgaaataaatattcatcctaaaatattcattcatatcaTAAATACTTGCTTTGCAATCAGCAATTTTCTCAATACAATTCttgaacaaaaaatgaaaaatctatgaaaacaaataaaaaacataaaagttgAGTAGATCTTAAAGCTAATCTATAtgatcttcaaatattttttcaatggctttataagttatttaatatctaatgaaaaattccaaaatgaattaaaataaatttctgaggaAAGACAAACTTAAGGAATTATAGGTaaatagtgatttattttaaatatatttgaacttaaaaattttattacagccAGTGCTATAACAGAAACGTTTTGAACtagcaaaaatggaaaaaaaatctatctaccTTAGCGAACATGTTGACTGCAAGATTTGGCTTAAGCTGAATCTAATGGTTTGAAACTGAAGCAGAGCCGGTATATATACTCctcatattatgtaaaattcctttatttgcaAACAACCAATTAAGgttatacatttttctattttacttacgtcattgttttagaaaaaaaatcattcgaaaacGGGTGTGAtattgatggatttggttctaTCTATAGGCAGCGAATGTCCTTCCAAAGGCAAATTGAGATCAACGTTGAGATATGCTACTCTTTTCTGAACCTTGAAACGGGTGTGTCACTGAGTTTCAAGAAGAAAAGTTATGTATTAATCTCTTTTGAATGTCTTTTGCTttctttactaatatttattatgttattctaTAGTAGTAAAACTTTTCGCTTCAAATAGGACACATTTTTTGTTGGGTTTTTCTAAGCTTGTCAGTGATAATTCATCGTAATTGTTAATATGTAATAGTTGTTATTCTCTTGTATTGTTCAGTCAAAATTATCCTGAAGGTTCGATACTTTCACATTTCCCTCCTATTTGCAATTCGCATCAAACATGGAATTTTACATcagcatttttgtttctttgccTGAAGTGTGAAGCCATATGCTTTATACTCATTGTAAATAATCGTTCGTTGTGCCCAAACAAATTTGTATTCATTgcattatactttttcttttcttttctttactttcctTCCCTTTTctattctgttcttttttttttcttttcatttcatttatacgacatgtaaatgaatttcttttttaagtaaaatacaaTTGCTTATATTTTCACATGAACATTGAcggtaagaaaatttaaatgtgcaaatctcagatataaaatatttccttttgaaaataagaaattaatattgtcaTTTAGGTTCTTTAGtgtagaactcaatgacacacacaagaagtagaactGAACCAagttattaactcaactctgaactgagaacacgaTGACTGaaaaatcttctgcttttatactagcagggtaagttccagaatacttttctggagacagtaagaaaagaacagaacacttgtctggtaaactaaagaaaggtccagaatcttctggaacatgaaataaaggaaaacataaaatgaaggaattaaatatttacacaaactgtgaatcgcattgtctctagcgggattcgaacttgcaatcgcttgattatgagatcagtgctattaCCATTCGGCCCTGGAGAGTCGACTGCCGCTTTTCAATGcgacaatatttttctttttaatatatccCATTGCgcccatttaaaataattgtcagaACTATAGAATCAGTACACTCAGTGCAAACACAGAAAAagatttagccatttttttttaattcttattaaaaccaATGGTATCTAGAAACATCATCAATGGTCCGTTGCCCTCAACTGTtgtcaatttttgaatgaaatttgagaaacattattatacattccGGTGGAAACCCTCTGCCCcgaatatgtaaatttttatttcatatgcaacCTCGTGACTTTAGATATATCATTAAGGTGGTATATTCCCTCTACCTCCCTCTTCATCAGATATCGCGAAACAAAGCTCCAATTTCCTCAATTAGACGATATTTCATAAACTAATTTCTCCAATTTGAAAGCATTGTCAAGCAATCAAAATTCTCTATCATTGTTATGCAGTTATAAGTTAAAACaatgcattcttattttttttaacatgaatttcACCAAAATTGGTCGACATGATTCCATTAATATGATCCTTGAAGGtggctagtattaaatatatgatggctagaattaataagatttatttaataatgtctaATTGTTTTGATGATCTACGTCTAATTCTAATATCAGTATAGATGCGTTGATGTAAGTAAAATTTGCGCAATAATCATAGGGAACTCTGATTGGTTAGTTATAATTCAAAGTGGCGAAACTGTCGACGACGGAAATGAACGAAATTAGTTCAATTGCTGAAGTCGACGGTTACGTCAAACTTATATTTTGTAGTATCTATTAATCTGGAACCGAAGGGGGCAGATGACTATTGTTGACGTATTGAGGGATCATAAAActtataagaaggaaaaaaatttgaaatcggtAAAATAGTTGTGGTTAGTATCTCTATCGCATGTGGACCTCATATAATATGTTCAATGAAGCAGTGTCTTTTTCGATATCTCTCAAAAATAGAGAGTAGAagagaacaacaacaacaatttttgaCCTCTAATTACCTAGAGGTCATAAATTTCTCGGAGAAACAAAAATTGGCGAAACTGGTCCTGCGGTTGAGGCTGCTGAAATTTGTTGTGTGATTTCCCCATAGCCATTGCAATATAAGgcgaagttttttttattattattattattattattattattattatttctctcaaGAAGAGAAAGCAaacgatcattgatgatatacCTGTAGGTTATGGGCATTCATACAGAACAAAAATTGTTGACAAGTGGTTGGGCCTGGTGGACtggtttctttattttctttattattttattatataaatttcaaatattttgacttaaaaatttcattgtttctatGTTGTTGCTTTTTAGTTTTCAGAATTATCGAATTTTATAGTATAACAATAAATCTGCTGTTCATGTACTTCTGTTTTGGCGATAATTTCTATTCCAATTTGAATTGCttgatgatatttcattttaatagagCATTTTCAAATACTGGAACCTGAATAGCTATAGGAATTTGATATAAGAATGTGGTATTGAAGCTGTATAGGAATTTGATATGAGGTTTCAAATAATTACTCTTTGATGAGCCAGGCAACTtttgaaatagcattttatttatcttcacattttttatatatgcagTCTTCTGAGCCAATCCTATAATTTAAGCTTTCTTTTCTCTAATAGTAAACTTACTATTAAGATAAGTCATGTTTCTATTTCTTGAAGATAAAATTGCTCTTGATTAGTTTGAAATGTATGTGAGATTAAATGGCCAAATTTTTTatcgtaatattaaaatttctgattgaTTTATTAATCACTGTCTGGTCTTGTTATATATTTGTGATGTTCAgaatatttaaccttttttttcatgctgacattctaaatcaaaaatattttcaacttaaattCGTTGATTTCATGGACTCACTACATACTTTCCTAAAAGgcagacaaaaaaaattgtaaaaaaacattcagtaattttattttatatttttttgaaactagTTCATGTTAGATTTTCTTTGTATTCATTTTGCATgtgccatttaaataaaaataaactattcttctcctatttattttaaaggtGTTGGCacgtattttaataaaagacattCAAGAATAACATAGATTGTTAACGTAGAAAATAGTGCAAGTTTTTGGTTCTTTCCTACCATCCTTGTTTAAGAAGAAAACCAGAATAATTTGTGAGGGCAAAGCGTTTATTTCCTGACAGATTTTGTTCCGGCTTGCATATCATTCATTAGATGACCTTCAAATAGCGTTCTTGCCACTGAAAGAAGTTATTGACGTACAAAAACTAGACTTAGTGGGGAGGGGCTGATTCGAGATTGAAAAAGAAAGTGGAGAAATGAAACCTGATATTATGGTATTCaagttttgcattatttttttttcggataaTCTTTTCgtgataaattttccttttattattacgCGACTGTTACtttcattaaatgcaaatataaatatgtattcgGTAAATAAATCAAACTCAAATCActcttttttcaaaagtttcaaatCTTGCCAGTTTCGGATGACCATcgttttattatcttaaatttcaagaatagtaattatttaattttctataattatcatctttaaaaatgaattatcaatagtcattgaaaacacaattttattgacataataatatagtttattgTAGGTGTTTTCCgatttttaatctttagtttctaatccattattataaatatcacgaaaatttgacaaatatctttttttcacaaattcactaCCAGGATGTGCTACATATATagattcaaaaatgaataaaatttatcagttttctgatatttaaattctgaaaatgttaaaattatatattgtataagaAATATCCATAGATGCAAAATTTCCAAAATCTAGCATTCTTAGCATTTCAAGCAATTAGGGAAATATCAgtttcaaaattccatcttcGCAAACATGAAACTTATAAAATGTATGACGGACATGAAGAATCTTCAACTATGACATCTGATACTAATTCACCCCTTGCTTCAAACTgccctttcaaaaatatttgataaaaatacttttttaagaaaacaacttttattattCTACTATATaacagatttttactttcttataaaagaattatagagaaattaataaaatcatcataaaattctaACTCatgattttggcgaatctccaaaTTTCAGACCTACCTAAGTTCAAAACAGCATATTTTTGACATTGTGACTGCCATTTCAAGTTTTTGCCTttgaacacgatagctcaaaaatgttttgagttagaCAACAGAAATTTAGTGTGTCGACTTAtgatcaaatttgtaaatatcttctgaattttgaaataaataaattcagaggaagtctggtTCTATGGTTCCTGAAATACAAGTGGGCTCAAAaacttctaaatataaaaatctatatcgATAATATTTGGAACCCATATATAGAATCTAAAGTGCAGATTCGCatgacattttgaataaaatccgtctAAGGCTTGACCGTCTGTATGTACTTTTACACGCATATAAATGCTATAAAGCAATCACAAGAACATGGCACAATATATTCTTAtgattacaactgtagttccaa
The Argiope bruennichi chromosome 6, qqArgBrue1.1, whole genome shotgun sequence DNA segment above includes these coding regions:
- the LOC129972431 gene encoding adult-specific rigid cuticular protein 15.5-like encodes the protein MFAKVLIFCAALAAAHGSALFAAPLVNTGVSVESRQQDSFGNYAYAYDIKDGLSGSVNSKAEVGRAVAVAAPIVAAPLSYAAPAYATPAIAAPLTYAAPAVAAPVAYGGVLGHAGVLGLRYGVGLGHGAPLGLGYGAGLLAAGHGKVLL